From Deinococcus aquaticus, one genomic window encodes:
- a CDS encoding ABC transporter ATP-binding protein: MFSRPGRPAVPLSPDAPRVKRDPRQLVRLLAFARPYQWVFAVGVVATLISSGLNLVFPALFGRLIDASFLKVGSTDTSQLDRTVVALLGIFALSALFGAAQSFLLSRVGAGVVADLRRAVFSHLLTLSPRFFGEHKTGDLTSRLTSDVGTVQTVTSTALAQLAAQSVSLVGAVVLLVTTSPRLSLLTLAVIPLVIGTAVTIGRRIRRVSREVQDAVAGANASAEEAISGVRVVQSFTAESLEEGRYGQGVTQSFLAALKRARLQALMAGVMSFLTFGALAVVLWYGGRLVMAGSLTPGNLVTFLFYALQVGGTVVALTGVFNQFQEALGASGRIFELLDERSDLPQPAQPAPLARAEGRVSFDGVSFTYDGDQTEGARAAVLRDVTLDVPAGQVVALVGPSGAGKTTLVNLIPRFWDVTGGTLRVDGRDVRDYALADLRAQVGLVPQETLLFSGSIRENILYGRPGARPDEVEAAARAANAHEFISAFPHGYDTVVGERGVKLSGGQRQRVAIARAILKDPRILILDEATSALDNESEALVQAALERLMQGRTTFVIAHRLSTIRNADRIVVIDAGRVVEDGPHAQLIAQGGLYRDLYELQFRAQEEGRAELSVP; encoded by the coding sequence ATGTTCTCCCGTCCTGGCCGCCCTGCAGTTCCTTTGAGTCCGGATGCTCCGCGCGTGAAGCGGGATCCGCGTCAGCTGGTGCGCCTGCTGGCGTTCGCGCGGCCGTACCAGTGGGTGTTCGCGGTGGGTGTGGTGGCGACGCTGATCTCCAGTGGGTTGAATCTGGTGTTCCCGGCGCTCTTCGGGCGGTTGATTGACGCGTCGTTCCTGAAGGTCGGGTCCACGGACACGTCGCAGCTGGACCGGACGGTGGTGGCGCTGCTGGGCATCTTCGCGCTGTCGGCGCTGTTCGGGGCGGCGCAGTCGTTCCTGCTGTCGCGGGTGGGGGCGGGCGTGGTGGCGGACCTGCGCCGGGCGGTGTTCTCGCACCTGCTGACGCTCTCGCCGCGCTTCTTCGGGGAGCACAAGACCGGGGACCTGACCAGCCGCCTCACGTCGGATGTGGGTACCGTGCAGACGGTGACGAGCACGGCGCTGGCGCAGCTGGCGGCGCAGTCCGTGAGTCTGGTGGGCGCGGTGGTGCTGCTCGTGACGACCAGTCCGCGCCTGAGCCTGCTGACCCTGGCGGTCATTCCGCTGGTGATCGGGACGGCCGTGACGATCGGGCGGCGGATCCGCCGCGTGAGCCGCGAGGTGCAGGACGCCGTGGCGGGCGCGAACGCCAGCGCCGAGGAGGCCATCAGCGGCGTGCGGGTCGTGCAGAGCTTCACCGCCGAAAGCCTGGAGGAGGGCCGCTACGGGCAGGGCGTCACGCAGAGCTTCCTGGCCGCGCTGAAACGCGCCCGCCTGCAGGCGCTCATGGCGGGCGTGATGAGCTTCCTGACCTTCGGCGCGCTGGCCGTGGTGCTGTGGTACGGGGGGCGGCTGGTCATGGCGGGCAGCCTCACGCCGGGGAACCTCGTGACGTTCCTGTTCTACGCGCTTCAGGTGGGCGGCACGGTCGTCGCGCTGACCGGCGTGTTCAACCAGTTCCAGGAGGCGCTGGGCGCGTCGGGCCGCATCTTCGAACTGCTGGACGAACGCAGCGACCTGCCGCAGCCCGCGCAGCCCGCCCCGCTGGCCCGCGCCGAGGGCCGCGTGTCGTTCGACGGCGTGTCCTTCACGTACGACGGCGATCAGACGGAGGGGGCGCGGGCCGCCGTGCTGCGCGACGTCACGTTGGACGTGCCCGCCGGGCAGGTCGTCGCCCTGGTCGGGCCGAGCGGGGCGGGGAAGACCACCCTGGTGAACCTCATCCCGCGCTTCTGGGACGTCACGGGCGGCACCCTGCGCGTTGACGGCCGGGACGTGCGCGACTACGCCCTGGCGGACCTGCGCGCCCAGGTGGGCCTCGTGCCGCAGGAGACGCTGCTGTTCAGCGGCAGCATCCGCGAGAACATCCTGTACGGCCGCCCCGGCGCGCGTCCCGACGAGGTCGAGGCCGCCGCCCGCGCCGCGAACGCCCACGAGTTCATCAGCGCCTTCCCGCACGGGTACGACACGGTCGTCGGGGAACGCGGCGTGAAACTCAGCGGCGGGCAACGCCAGCGGGTCGCCATCGCCCGCGCCATCCTGAAAGACCCCCGCATCCTCATCCTCGACGAGGCCACCAGCGCCCTCGACAACGAATCCGAAGCCCTCGTGCAGGCCGCGCTGGAACGCCTCATGCAGGGCCGCACCACCTTCGTGATCGCGCACCGCCTGAGCACCATCCGCAACGCGGACCGGATCGTGGTGATCGATGCGGGCCGCGTTGTCGAGGACGGCCCCCACGCGCAACTGATCGCGCAGGGCGGCCTGTACCGCGACCTGTACGAATTGCAGTTCCGCGCGCAGGAGGAAGGCCGGGCGGAACTGAGCGTCCCCTGA
- the ald gene encoding alanine dehydrogenase translates to MHIGLPKEIKVKENRVALTPGGVATLVRRGHTVTVQQGAGLGSGIADQDYVNAGATLGSADEAWAAQMVVKVKEPIQSEYHYLRPDLLLFTYLHLAADRPLTDALLAAGTTGVAYETVQLDDGSLPLLTPMSEVAGRLSVQAGAYHLQKPVGGRGVLLGGVPGVQPGHVTIIGGGVVGTNAAKMAMGLGAKVTILDVSQRRLAYLDDVFFGKITTMMSSEANIRDLLPTTDLLIGGVLIPGAKAPHLVTRDMLKLMPEGSVIVDVAVDQGGCVETIHATTHDDPTYVVDGVIHYGVANMPGAVPRTSTFALTNQTLPYALLLADHGPSALHRNPALMLGLNTHQGKLTYQGVADAFELPYTAPETALA, encoded by the coding sequence ATGCACATCGGACTCCCCAAAGAAATCAAGGTCAAGGAAAACCGCGTCGCCCTCACCCCCGGCGGCGTCGCCACCCTCGTCCGGCGCGGCCACACCGTCACCGTCCAGCAGGGCGCCGGCCTCGGCAGCGGCATCGCCGATCAGGATTACGTCAACGCCGGCGCCACCCTGGGAAGTGCCGACGAAGCCTGGGCCGCGCAGATGGTCGTGAAGGTCAAGGAACCCATCCAGAGCGAGTACCACTACCTGCGCCCCGACCTGCTGCTGTTCACGTACCTGCACCTCGCCGCCGACCGCCCCCTCACCGACGCGCTGCTCGCGGCGGGCACCACCGGCGTCGCCTACGAAACCGTGCAACTCGACGACGGCAGCCTCCCCCTGCTGACCCCCATGAGCGAGGTCGCGGGCCGCCTCAGCGTCCAGGCCGGCGCGTACCACCTGCAGAAACCCGTCGGCGGACGCGGCGTCCTCCTCGGCGGCGTCCCCGGCGTGCAACCCGGCCACGTCACCATCATCGGCGGCGGCGTGGTGGGCACCAACGCCGCCAAGATGGCCATGGGCCTCGGCGCCAAGGTCACCATCCTCGACGTGTCACAGCGCCGCCTCGCGTACCTCGACGACGTCTTCTTCGGCAAGATCACCACCATGATGAGCAGCGAAGCCAACATCCGCGACCTGCTCCCCACCACCGACCTCCTCATCGGCGGCGTCCTCATCCCCGGCGCCAAAGCCCCCCACCTCGTCACCCGCGACATGCTGAAACTCATGCCCGAAGGCAGCGTCATCGTCGACGTCGCCGTCGACCAGGGCGGCTGCGTCGAAACCATCCACGCCACCACCCACGACGACCCCACCTATGTCGTCGACGGCGTCATCCACTACGGCGTCGCCAACATGCCCGGCGCCGTCCCCCGCACCAGCACCTTCGCCCTCACCAACCAGACCCTCCCGTACGCCCTGCTGCTCGCCGACCACGGCCCCAGCGCCCTGCACCGCAACCCCGCGCTCATGCTCGGCCTGAACACCCACCAGGGCAAACTGACCTACCAGGGCGTGGCAGACGCCTTCGAGCTGCCGTACACGGCTCCGGAAACGGCTCTGGCCTGA
- a CDS encoding Lrp/AsnC family transcriptional regulator, which yields MSQNILDALDRQILGILQRDARIPNTELADEIGLTPAPTLRRVRRLEEEGVIQRYVALLDPKLVGRELMVIVRVTLDKQTKAGFEEFAHKMQERPEVLECFLCLGDIDYLLKVCVPDLDAYQHFLVNTLAAIPGVRNTASTIVVKQEKHTTSLPLE from the coding sequence ATGTCTCAGAATATTCTCGATGCGCTGGACCGGCAGATTCTCGGCATCCTTCAGCGGGACGCCCGCATTCCGAACACGGAACTCGCCGACGAGATCGGCCTGACGCCCGCCCCGACGCTGCGCCGCGTGCGCCGCCTGGAGGAGGAAGGCGTGATTCAGCGGTACGTGGCGCTGCTGGACCCGAAGCTGGTGGGCCGGGAGTTGATGGTGATCGTGCGCGTCACGCTGGACAAGCAGACCAAGGCAGGCTTCGAGGAGTTCGCACACAAGATGCAGGAGCGCCCGGAGGTGCTGGAGTGCTTCCTGTGCCTGGGGGACATCGATTACCTGCTCAAGGTGTGCGTGCCGGACCTGGACGCGTACCAGCATTTCCTGGTGAACACCCTGGCTGCCATTCCCGGCGTGCGGAACACGGCGAGCACCATCGTGGTCAAGCAGGAGAAGCACACGACCAGCCTCCCGCTGGAGTGA
- a CDS encoding peptidylprolyl isomerase, whose product MPFHSLNGRSLTCAALLGAVLSACAPAATRAAVPVTAPATPQTAAPAPAPAAPVVSFEAMPFLSDAPVRSFQAAPPMTIDPARRYRAILKTSQGEVTLDLNAKASPVAVNNFVFLARNHFYDGTRFHRVIDGFMAQGGDPFSADLAKQGVWGTGTPGYNFSAEIMNGLRFDRAGVLGMARSQSLSSQGSQFFITVAPADFLSGQYTVFGQVLAGQDVLDKLNRTYSGSGPIPGAVAEALISVQILQSR is encoded by the coding sequence ATGCCCTTTCATTCCCTGAACGGTCGTTCCCTGACCTGCGCGGCGCTGCTGGGTGCCGTCCTGTCCGCCTGCGCGCCTGCCGCCACCCGCGCCGCCGTGCCCGTCACGGCTCCGGCCACGCCTCAGACCGCTGCGCCCGCGCCGGCCCCCGCCGCACCTGTGGTGTCGTTCGAGGCCATGCCGTTCCTGTCGGACGCCCCGGTGCGCAGCTTCCAGGCTGCGCCGCCCATGACCATCGACCCGGCCCGCCGGTACCGCGCGATCCTGAAAACCTCGCAGGGTGAGGTGACGCTGGACCTGAACGCCAAGGCGTCCCCGGTCGCCGTGAACAACTTCGTGTTCCTGGCCCGCAACCACTTCTATGACGGCACGCGCTTTCACCGGGTGATCGACGGGTTCATGGCGCAGGGCGGCGATCCGTTCAGCGCGGACCTCGCCAAGCAGGGCGTGTGGGGGACCGGCACGCCCGGGTACAACTTCAGCGCCGAGATCATGAACGGCCTGCGTTTCGACCGGGCCGGGGTGCTGGGCATGGCCCGCTCGCAGAGCCTGAGTTCGCAGGGCAGTCAGTTCTTCATCACGGTCGCCCCGGCGGACTTCCTGAGCGGGCAGTACACGGTGTTCGGGCAGGTGCTGGCCGGTCAGGACGTGCTGGATAAACTGAACCGCACGTACTCGGGCAGCGGTCCCATTCCGGGCGCGGTGGCCGAGGCACTGATCAGCGTGCAGATTCTCCAGTCCCGCTGA
- a CDS encoding phosphatidylserine decarboxylase — MRSRPLLSPVLPLVAAGVAAWYLRRVYRFRDPVRLPQAGPGDALSPADGTVSFVRRVQAGQVEQVRVPDLLNGPDASGPGAGDGWLIGVFVGPLDVHYAYQPVSGAVTHVARRDAAAGNVPLAGAGAALGFLAGRAADLLVTRGALENARLSSVTATPFGDVTLTLVAPGRGLRGVSYQREGDEGRAGFKAAFMQEGGLALLHLPAAFTPSVGVGDRVTGAQTVVASARN, encoded by the coding sequence ATGCGTTCACGTCCCCTCCTTTCTCCTGTGCTTCCGCTTGTGGCCGCCGGTGTGGCGGCGTGGTACCTGCGCCGCGTATACCGGTTCCGCGACCCGGTGCGGTTGCCGCAGGCCGGGCCAGGCGACGCCCTGAGCCCGGCCGACGGGACCGTGAGCTTCGTGCGGCGCGTGCAGGCCGGGCAGGTGGAGCAGGTGCGTGTGCCGGACCTGCTGAACGGACCGGACGCGAGTGGACCGGGTGCGGGCGACGGGTGGCTGATCGGGGTGTTCGTGGGGCCGCTGGACGTGCATTACGCGTACCAGCCGGTATCGGGAGCCGTGACGCACGTGGCGCGGCGGGACGCGGCGGCGGGCAACGTGCCGCTGGCCGGGGCGGGCGCGGCGCTGGGATTCCTGGCCGGGCGCGCGGCGGACCTGCTGGTCACGCGCGGCGCGCTGGAGAACGCCCGCCTGAGCAGCGTGACGGCCACGCCTTTCGGTGACGTGACCCTGACGCTGGTCGCGCCGGGCCGGGGCCTGCGCGGCGTGAGTTACCAGCGAGAAGGGGACGAGGGCCGCGCGGGCTTCAAGGCGGCATTCATGCAGGAGGGCGGGCTGGCGCTGCTGCACCTGCCCGCCGCGTTCACGCCGTCCGTGGGAGTGGGTGACCGGGTGACGGGCGCGCAGACTGTGGTCGCCTCGGCCCGCAACTGA
- a CDS encoding Hsp20/alpha crystallin family protein, translating to MMRFDPFRDIEELAQRMDRAFGQTASAPARYAPPVDVHEDDHGLELTLDLPGVTPDTLQIEAENHTLTVQATRPYARQEGRTAHRVERAHGTLARTFNIPARYDLSRVEADLEHGTLTLRVPRSEAAQKRTVTVRTGKVLDTDTPSA from the coding sequence ATGATGCGATTCGACCCCTTCCGCGACATTGAAGAACTCGCCCAGCGCATGGACCGCGCCTTCGGCCAGACCGCCAGCGCCCCGGCCCGCTACGCCCCGCCCGTCGACGTTCACGAGGACGACCACGGCCTGGAACTCACGCTGGACCTGCCCGGCGTCACCCCCGATACCCTGCAGATCGAAGCTGAGAACCACACCCTGACCGTGCAGGCCACCCGCCCCTACGCCCGCCAGGAAGGCCGCACCGCTCACCGCGTCGAACGCGCCCACGGCACCCTGGCCCGCACCTTCAACATCCCCGCCCGCTACGACCTGAGCCGCGTCGAGGCCGACCTGGAACACGGCACCCTGACCCTCAGGGTCCCCCGCAGCGAGGCCGCGCAGAAACGCACCGTCACCGTCCGCACCGGCAAGGTGCTCGACACCGACACGCCCAGCGCGTAA
- the pyrR gene encoding bifunctional pyr operon transcriptional regulator/uracil phosphoribosyltransferase PyrR, whose protein sequence is MTPKAIILTPDEVRRALTRIAHEIIERNKGAENLALIGVHTRGIPLARRLAEKLSSLEGVDVPTGMLDITLYRDDLSEVAQQPIIRETQVPFDLRDRRVILVDDVLYTGRTVRAALDALIDLGRPAGIQLAVLVDRGHRELPIRADYVGKNLPTAATEVVKVKLQETDDVDSVELWDMEALR, encoded by the coding sequence ATGACACCCAAGGCCATCATCCTCACGCCCGACGAGGTCCGCCGCGCCCTGACCCGCATCGCGCACGAGATCATCGAACGCAACAAGGGCGCCGAGAACCTCGCCCTGATCGGCGTGCACACGCGCGGCATCCCCCTGGCCCGGCGCCTTGCCGAGAAACTCAGCTCCCTGGAGGGCGTGGACGTGCCCACCGGCATGCTGGACATCACCCTGTACCGCGACGACCTCAGTGAAGTCGCGCAGCAGCCCATCATCCGCGAGACGCAGGTGCCGTTCGACCTGCGCGACCGCCGCGTGATCCTGGTGGACGACGTGCTGTACACCGGCCGCACCGTCCGCGCCGCGCTGGACGCCCTGATCGACCTCGGCCGCCCCGCCGGGATTCAGCTGGCCGTGCTGGTCGACCGGGGGCACCGCGAACTGCCCATCCGCGCGGACTACGTGGGCAAGAACCTCCCCACCGCCGCCACCGAGGTCGTGAAGGTCAAGTTGCAGGAAACCGACGACGTGGACAGCGTGGAACTCTGGGACATGGAGGCGCTGCGATGA
- a CDS encoding aspartate carbamoyltransferase catalytic subunit, whose protein sequence is MGSHPRHLLDFQDWTPERLTAILDNADTMLQVLDRPVKKVPALQGLTVCNAFFENSTRTRTSFELAARRMSADVLTFAAGASSVSKGESLRDTMEVLTSYKVDAYIVRHHAAGAAHLVARYSGKPVINAGDGRRAHPTQALLDAYTIRQEYGSLEGKTVAIIGDIRHSRVARSNAELLPKLGAKVVLCGPAPLLPAGLGALPGVTLTTDPREAVRGAHAVMALRLQRERMSGGFLGSLQEYADTYQVNETLMQEAESGAVVLHPGPMNRDLEISGDTADGPRSRILKQVENGQAIRMSVLYHLLVGRN, encoded by the coding sequence ATGGGCAGCCACCCCCGCCACCTGCTGGACTTTCAGGACTGGACGCCCGAACGCCTGACCGCCATTCTCGACAACGCCGACACCATGCTCCAGGTACTCGACCGGCCCGTGAAGAAAGTCCCGGCCCTGCAGGGCCTGACCGTGTGCAACGCGTTCTTCGAGAACAGCACCCGCACCCGCACCAGCTTCGAACTGGCCGCCCGCCGCATGAGCGCCGACGTCCTGACCTTTGCCGCCGGGGCCAGCAGCGTCAGCAAGGGCGAATCCCTGCGCGACACCATGGAAGTCCTGACCTCGTACAAGGTCGACGCGTACATCGTGCGCCACCACGCCGCCGGAGCCGCGCACCTCGTCGCGCGCTACAGCGGCAAGCCCGTCATCAACGCCGGGGACGGCCGCCGCGCCCACCCCACCCAGGCGCTCCTCGACGCGTACACCATCCGCCAGGAGTACGGCAGCCTGGAAGGCAAGACGGTCGCCATCATCGGCGACATCCGCCACAGCCGCGTGGCCCGCAGCAACGCCGAACTGCTACCCAAACTCGGCGCGAAGGTCGTCCTGTGCGGTCCCGCCCCGCTGCTGCCCGCCGGTCTGGGCGCGCTGCCCGGCGTGACCCTCACCACCGACCCCCGCGAGGCCGTGCGCGGCGCCCACGCCGTCATGGCCCTGCGCCTGCAACGCGAACGCATGAGCGGCGGCTTCCTGGGCAGCCTTCAGGAGTACGCCGACACCTACCAGGTGAACGAAACCCTGATGCAGGAAGCCGAGAGCGGGGCGGTCGTCCTGCACCCCGGCCCCATGAACCGCGACCTGGAAATCAGCGGTGACACAGCCGACGGCCCGCGCAGTCGCATTCTGAAACAGGTCGAGAACGGGCAGGCCATCCGCATGAGCGTCCTGTACCACCTGCTGGTCGGACGGAACTGA
- a CDS encoding dihydroorotase, which translates to MITITNIKRVGSDKTESVTIEGGLIKGWNLPEEGQVIDGQGGTVAPALIELHAHLREPGQTEKEDLASGLAAAAAGGYGTVVSMPNTSPVVDDPAIVRSLIEKAAGLGFARLRPAAALTKGQKGEELAELTYLKEAGAAMFTDDGRTNENARTLRLGLETAGSLGMVISVHAEDASLRADGVMNEGPVSEALGLPGNPASAEAARVARDIEIVAGLHAQGVPARLHIQHLSTARALDLVRAAKAQGLPVTCEVCPHHLTLTDEALRSFDAIFKVAPPLRTQADADHLLEGLRDGSVDCLATDHAPHTRAEKERDLLDAPSGIAYIELAFPLMYTRFGETLGLDRILDLMTAAPARVMGWAEPTLDAGQKADLVVLDLSTERPVNPADFKSKAKFTPWAGETLKGWPVLTVVDGRVAYQR; encoded by the coding sequence ATGATCACGATTACGAACATCAAGCGCGTCGGGTCGGACAAGACCGAGAGCGTCACCATTGAGGGCGGCCTGATCAAGGGCTGGAACCTGCCTGAAGAAGGTCAGGTCATCGACGGGCAGGGCGGCACGGTCGCGCCCGCGCTGATCGAGCTGCACGCGCACCTGCGCGAGCCGGGGCAGACGGAGAAGGAAGACCTCGCCAGCGGTCTGGCGGCGGCAGCGGCGGGCGGGTACGGCACGGTGGTGAGCATGCCGAACACCAGTCCGGTCGTGGACGACCCCGCCATCGTGCGGAGCCTGATCGAGAAGGCGGCGGGCCTGGGCTTTGCGCGGCTGCGTCCGGCGGCGGCGCTGACGAAGGGCCAGAAGGGCGAGGAACTGGCCGAACTGACCTACCTGAAAGAGGCGGGCGCGGCCATGTTCACGGATGACGGGCGCACGAACGAGAACGCCCGCACGCTGCGCCTGGGCCTGGAGACGGCCGGGAGCCTGGGCATGGTGATCAGCGTGCACGCCGAGGACGCCAGCCTGCGCGCGGACGGCGTGATGAACGAGGGGCCGGTCAGTGAGGCGCTGGGCCTGCCGGGAAACCCGGCCTCGGCCGAGGCGGCGCGTGTGGCGCGGGATATCGAGATCGTGGCGGGCCTGCACGCGCAGGGCGTGCCCGCGCGGCTGCACATTCAGCACCTGAGCACGGCGCGCGCGCTGGACTTGGTGCGGGCCGCGAAGGCGCAGGGTCTGCCCGTGACCTGCGAGGTCTGCCCGCACCACCTGACCCTGACGGACGAGGCGCTGCGGAGCTTCGACGCGATCTTCAAGGTCGCGCCGCCCCTGCGCACGCAGGCGGACGCCGATCACCTGCTGGAGGGTCTGCGGGACGGGAGCGTGGACTGCCTAGCGACGGATCATGCGCCGCACACCCGCGCGGAGAAGGAACGCGACCTGCTGGACGCACCCAGCGGCATCGCGTACATCGAACTGGCGTTCCCGCTGATGTACACCCGCTTTGGCGAGACGCTGGGCCTGGACCGCATTCTGGATCTGATGACCGCCGCGCCCGCCCGCGTGATGGGCTGGGCGGAACCCACCCTGGACGCCGGGCAGAAGGCCGATCTGGTCGTGCTGGACCTGAGCACCGAACGCCCCGTGAATCCCGCCGATTTTAAGAGCAAGGCGAAATTCACCCCCTGGGCCGGGGAAACGCTGAAAGGCTGGCCCGTGCTGACCGTCGTGGACGGCCGGGTCGCGTACCAGCGGTAA
- a CDS encoding NAD(P)/FAD-dependent oxidoreductase, translating to MDLRSGRAFWPLTNGLMHTYPPLSADETADVLVIGAGITGALLADRLSAAGLDVVVTDLRDVAFGSTSASTALLQYEIDTNLMDLIPMTGQADAERAYHLCREAIGMVRDLTAELPDDCGFRERGSLYYASNRRDARMLAQEHAARTRAGLNVEHLDARTLKARFGITAPAALFSPDGGEVDPYRLAQHLLQRAQGRGARVYDRTQVTRLDERRGDFTAHTDRDAKIQARWVVVATGYEAEKFLGRRLAILKNSYALASEPIEQTDGELWPTGCLIWETARPYLYARTTQDGRVVIGGEDDDHHNPARRERALPGKQRRLERKLGKLLPHLQAETAFAWAGTFGETKDGLAYIGPRQKGDRLLFALGYGGNGITYSVQAARLLTDLIQGEENDDLRIFRLDR from the coding sequence ATGGATCTCCGCAGCGGACGCGCCTTCTGGCCTCTCACGAACGGCCTCATGCACACCTATCCTCCCCTGAGCGCCGATGAGACGGCCGACGTGCTGGTCATCGGGGCGGGCATCACGGGCGCGCTGCTCGCCGACCGCCTGAGTGCCGCCGGGCTGGACGTCGTCGTGACCGACCTGCGCGACGTGGCGTTCGGCAGCACCAGCGCCAGCACCGCCCTGCTCCAGTACGAGATCGACACGAACCTCATGGACCTGATCCCCATGACCGGGCAGGCCGACGCCGAGCGTGCCTACCACCTGTGCCGCGAGGCTATCGGGATGGTCCGCGACCTGACGGCCGAACTGCCCGACGACTGCGGCTTCCGCGAGCGCGGCAGTCTGTACTACGCCAGTAACCGTCGGGACGCCCGCATGCTCGCGCAGGAGCACGCCGCCCGCACCCGCGCCGGACTGAACGTGGAACACCTGGACGCCCGCACCCTGAAGGCCCGCTTCGGGATCACCGCGCCCGCCGCGCTGTTCAGCCCGGACGGCGGTGAGGTCGACCCGTACCGCCTCGCGCAGCACCTGCTTCAGCGGGCACAGGGGCGGGGGGCGCGGGTGTACGACCGCACGCAGGTCACGCGCCTTGACGAACGCAGGGGCGACTTCACGGCGCACACCGACCGGGACGCAAAGATCCAGGCCCGCTGGGTCGTGGTCGCCACCGGGTACGAGGCCGAGAAGTTCCTCGGCCGGCGCCTCGCCATCCTCAAGAACTCCTACGCCCTCGCCTCGGAGCCCATCGAGCAGACCGACGGGGAACTGTGGCCCACCGGCTGCCTGATCTGGGAAACGGCCCGCCCGTACCTGTACGCCCGCACCACGCAGGACGGCCGCGTCGTGATCGGCGGCGAGGACGACGACCACCACAACCCCGCCCGCCGCGAACGCGCCCTGCCCGGCAAGCAACGCCGACTGGAACGCAAACTCGGCAAGCTCCTGCCGCACCTGCAGGCCGAGACGGCCTTCGCGTGGGCCGGCACCTTCGGCGAGACCAAGGACGGCCTCGCGTACATCGGCCCCCGGCAGAAGGGCGACCGCCTGCTGTTTGCGCTCGGGTACGGCGGGAACGGCATCACGTACAGCGTGCAGGCCGCCCGCCTCCTCACGGACCTGATTCAGGGCGAGGAGAACGACGACCTGCGTATCTTCCGCCTGGACCGCTGA
- a CDS encoding Gfo/Idh/MocA family protein codes for MKPQIKVPDAQDQRVGFALVGIGKLTSQELIPAARTSEHAYVAALVSGEADKAQGFARALGLGEGDAYTYEQFDELANRDDVQAVYIVLPNSLHREYATRAARMGKHVLCEKPLGVNAEDAQAIVDACREAGVLLMTAYRCQYTPEHWAARDAVQGGTLGPVRLLHSIHAQVEDDPEAWRLKRDLAGGGPLPDVGIYSLNTLRFITGQEPEWVFATQHQPESDPRFREVEASMSALLGFPGGMSATIQTSYAAHKTTTLSVMGEKGSLTMDPAFPYDGLKLRISSEDGTHEPAFPEYDQFTLEFDHFAGCIRSGRGPWTPGEEGVQDHVIMDALYESARTGQVVRLPGSAKADAFRGTKPDLPEK; via the coding sequence ATGAAACCGCAGATCAAAGTGCCCGACGCGCAGGACCAGCGGGTAGGTTTCGCTCTGGTCGGGATCGGCAAGCTGACCTCCCAGGAACTCATTCCGGCCGCGCGCACCAGCGAGCACGCCTACGTGGCCGCGCTCGTCAGCGGCGAGGCGGACAAGGCGCAGGGCTTCGCGCGCGCGCTGGGTCTGGGCGAGGGGGACGCCTACACCTACGAGCAGTTCGACGAACTGGCGAACCGCGACGACGTGCAGGCCGTGTACATCGTGCTGCCGAACAGCTTGCACCGCGAGTACGCCACCCGCGCCGCCCGCATGGGCAAACACGTCCTGTGCGAGAAACCGCTGGGCGTGAACGCCGAGGACGCCCAGGCCATCGTGGACGCCTGCCGCGAGGCCGGGGTACTCCTGATGACCGCGTATCGCTGCCAGTACACCCCGGAACACTGGGCGGCGCGCGACGCCGTGCAGGGCGGCACGCTGGGGCCGGTGCGGCTACTGCACTCCATCCACGCGCAGGTCGAGGACGACCCGGAAGCGTGGCGCCTGAAACGCGACCTGGCGGGCGGCGGGCCGCTGCCGGACGTGGGCATCTACAGCCTGAATACCCTGCGCTTCATCACCGGGCAGGAACCCGAGTGGGTGTTCGCCACGCAGCACCAGCCCGAGAGTGACCCGCGCTTCCGGGAGGTCGAGGCGTCCATGAGCGCCCTGCTGGGCTTTCCCGGTGGTATGAGCGCCACCATTCAGACGAGTTACGCCGCGCACAAGACCACCACACTGAGCGTCATGGGTGAGAAAGGCAGCCTGACCATGGATCCCGCCTTCCCGTACGACGGCCTGAAACTCCGCATCAGCAGCGAGGACGGCACGCACGAACCGGCCTTCCCCGAGTACGACCAGTTCACGCTGGAATTCGATCACTTCGCGGGGTGCATCCGCAGCGGCCGCGGGCCCTGGACGCCCGGCGAGGAAGGCGTGCAGGACCACGTGATCATGGACGCCCTGTACGAGAGTGCCCGCACCGGACAGGTCGTGCGCCTGCCCGGCAGCGCGAAGGCCGACGCCTTCCGGGGCACGAAACCCGACCTGCCAGAGAAATAA